Proteins encoded in a region of the Nocardia asteroides genome:
- a CDS encoding aminoglycoside phosphotransferase family protein gives MDCEGGNGDGPVYTGRVRVIGPDDYRLDRSADIDAFWAAQPQTLIHGAPHLGNLFCESSGPGFLDWQIATAGAGIRDIAYFANASVEPDLLRTIERGLVDRYTAGLSAAGVHADADRMWTL, from the coding sequence GTGGATTGCGAAGGCGGCAACGGTGACGGCCCGGTTTACACCGGCCGGGTCCGAGTCATCGGGCCCGACGATTACCGACTGGACCGCAGCGCCGATATCGATGCCTTCTGGGCCGCCCAGCCGCAGACTCTGATCCATGGCGCCCCTCATCTGGGCAATCTCTTCTGCGAGAGTTCCGGCCCAGGATTCCTGGACTGGCAGATCGCGACTGCCGGGGCGGGTATCCGCGACATCGCCTACTTCGCCAACGCGTCGGTCGAACCGGATCTGCTGCGCACGATCGAACGTGGCCTCGTCGATCGTTATACGGCCGGGCTGAGCGCCGCGGGCGTTCATGCCGACGCTGATCGCATGTGGACCCTATAG
- a CDS encoding LysR family transcriptional regulator: protein METFLAVARQGSIRRAAAQLHITEAAVSAAVAHIEKQLGAKLIAKSGRGIALTEAGRVYAEYCRGILGLMKEAQAAVRRAETGRLRIGVVATAGEYVLLRPLATFRRRFPDIELSLSVHPRDALFLELQHHETDLVIAGRPPRDTGLVVRARRPSRLVVVGLPELDPLHATWLLRGRGSGTREATLGLLDRLRIEPSTLTLGSHGAVLAAAREGLGVTLIHSDAISQDLANGVLRVLPVDGTPLDRPWHAVTTRTPTPTTRLFLTHLLDPAEVGSDAFHPD from the coding sequence ATGGAAACCTTCCTGGCCGTCGCCCGCCAGGGCAGTATTCGCCGGGCCGCGGCGCAGCTGCACATCACCGAGGCCGCCGTCTCCGCGGCCGTCGCGCACATCGAGAAACAGCTCGGCGCCAAGCTCATCGCGAAATCCGGGCGCGGCATCGCCCTCACCGAAGCCGGTCGCGTCTACGCCGAGTACTGCCGCGGCATCCTCGGACTGATGAAGGAGGCGCAGGCCGCCGTTCGCCGGGCCGAGACCGGGCGCCTGCGCATCGGCGTGGTCGCCACCGCGGGGGAATACGTCCTGCTGCGTCCGCTCGCAACGTTCCGCCGCCGGTTCCCCGACATCGAGCTGAGCCTGTCGGTGCACCCGCGTGACGCGCTGTTCCTCGAATTGCAGCACCACGAAACGGATCTCGTCATCGCGGGCCGTCCACCGCGCGACACCGGACTGGTGGTGCGCGCCCGGCGCCCCAGCCGCCTGGTCGTGGTCGGTCTGCCGGAACTCGATCCCCTGCACGCCACATGGCTGCTGCGCGGCCGGGGCTCCGGCACCCGCGAGGCCACCCTCGGCCTGCTCGACCGGCTCAGGATCGAACCGTCCACGCTCACCCTCGGATCACACGGCGCCGTCCTGGCCGCCGCACGAGAAGGCTTGGGCGTCACGTTGATTCACAGCGACGCCATCTCGCAGGACCTGGCGAACGGTGTGCTGCGCGTCCTGCCGGTCGACGGCACCCCGCTGGACCGCCCGTGGCATGCCGTCACCACCCGGACCCCGACGCCGACCACCCGCCTGTTCCTCACTCATCTGCTCGACCCCGCCGAGGTCGGCTCCGACGCCTTCCACCCCGATTGA
- a CDS encoding form I ribulose bisphosphate carboxylase large subunit: MAEETERDRWDPGVQTYASMGYYAPDYQPSETDVLAVFRVTPQRGVDPIEAAAAVAGESSTATWTVVWTDRLTAHSRYQAKCYRIDEVPGRPGEYFAYIAYDLDLFEEGSITNLTSSIIGNVFGFKPLLALRLEDMRIPVAYVKTFQGPPHGTVMEREYLNKYGRPLLGATVKPKLGLSARNYGRVIYEACKGGLDFTKDDENINSQPFMRWRDRYLFAMEGVNRATAETGEIKGHYLNVTAASMEQMYERAEFAKELGSVVIMMDLTVGFTAMQSMSHWARRNGVLLHLHRAGHSTYTRQKTHGVSFRVLAKWCRLIGVDHLHAGTVVGKLEGDPATTKGFYDTLRDNHIRTEPANGIFFDQYWASLPGVMPVASGGIHAGQMHQLLDLFGDDVVLQFGGGTIGHPLGIAAGAEANRVALEAVVQARNEGRDLLKEGPEVLRKAAEICRPLDVALATWGDVTFDYTSTDAPDAVPTASR; the protein is encoded by the coding sequence ATGGCTGAAGAGACCGAACGCGACCGCTGGGATCCGGGTGTCCAAACCTATGCGTCGATGGGCTATTACGCGCCCGACTACCAGCCGTCGGAGACCGACGTGCTCGCCGTGTTCCGGGTGACGCCGCAGCGTGGCGTCGACCCGATCGAGGCGGCCGCCGCCGTGGCCGGCGAATCCTCCACGGCGACTTGGACGGTGGTGTGGACCGACCGGCTCACCGCGCACTCGCGCTATCAGGCCAAGTGTTATCGCATCGACGAGGTGCCCGGCCGGCCGGGGGAGTACTTCGCCTATATCGCCTACGATCTCGATCTGTTCGAGGAAGGGTCGATCACGAACCTGACTTCCTCGATCATCGGCAACGTCTTCGGGTTCAAGCCGCTGCTCGCGCTGCGGCTCGAGGACATGCGCATTCCGGTGGCATACGTGAAGACGTTCCAGGGCCCGCCGCACGGCACGGTGATGGAACGCGAATATCTCAACAAATACGGCAGGCCGTTGCTCGGTGCGACGGTGAAACCGAAACTCGGGCTATCCGCGCGCAATTACGGACGGGTCATCTACGAGGCGTGCAAGGGCGGTCTGGATTTCACGAAGGACGACGAGAACATCAATTCGCAGCCGTTCATGCGCTGGCGCGACCGGTATCTGTTCGCGATGGAGGGCGTCAACCGCGCGACTGCCGAGACCGGCGAGATCAAAGGCCACTACCTGAACGTGACCGCCGCGTCGATGGAGCAGATGTACGAGCGGGCGGAGTTCGCCAAGGAACTCGGCAGCGTCGTGATCATGATGGACCTCACCGTCGGATTCACCGCGATGCAGTCGATGTCGCACTGGGCGCGCCGCAACGGGGTGCTGCTGCATCTGCATCGCGCGGGGCATTCCACCTACACCCGGCAGAAGACACATGGCGTCAGCTTCCGGGTGCTGGCCAAATGGTGCAGGCTGATCGGTGTCGATCATCTGCACGCGGGCACCGTGGTCGGGAAGCTGGAAGGCGATCCGGCGACGACGAAGGGGTTCTATGACACGTTGCGGGACAACCACATCCGGACCGAACCGGCCAACGGGATCTTCTTCGACCAGTACTGGGCGAGCCTGCCCGGCGTGATGCCGGTGGCTTCCGGCGGCATCCATGCCGGGCAGATGCATCAGCTGCTCGACTTGTTCGGCGACGACGTCGTGTTGCAGTTCGGCGGCGGCACGATCGGGCATCCGCTGGGCATCGCCGCGGGCGCCGAGGCGAACCGGGTCGCGCTGGAGGCGGTCGTCCAGGCCCGCAACGAAGGCCGTGACCTGCTGAAGGAGGGGCCTGAGGTGTTGCGGAAGGCGGCCGAGATCTGCCGTCCGCTCGATGTCGCGCTGGCGACCTGGGGCGATGTCACCTTCGACTACACCTCGACCGACGCGCCGGACGCCGTGCCGACCGCCAGCCGCTGA
- a CDS encoding ribulose bisphosphate carboxylase small subunit, whose translation MYLRHGTFSYLPPLADEQIAAQVRYALLNSWPVSIEYTDDPHPRNAYWEMWGLPLFDLDEPDGVLAEIDACRATFPRHYVRVLAYDARYTRQTTALSFLVQRPPDEPGFVLARTEGPDRQQRYGLHSYATTVRPGDRYGG comes from the coding sequence ATGTACTTACGGCACGGAACGTTTTCCTACCTGCCGCCGTTGGCCGACGAACAGATCGCCGCCCAGGTGCGCTACGCGCTGCTCAACAGCTGGCCGGTCTCAATTGAGTACACCGACGATCCGCATCCGCGCAACGCCTACTGGGAGATGTGGGGATTGCCGCTGTTCGACCTGGACGAGCCCGACGGCGTGCTGGCCGAGATCGATGCGTGCCGGGCCACTTTCCCGCGCCATTACGTGCGGGTGCTGGCCTATGACGCCCGGTACACGAGGCAGACGACGGCGCTGAGCTTCCTGGTGCAACGCCCGCCCGACGAGCCCGGCTTCGTGCTGGCCCGCACCGAGGGCCCGGACCGTCAGCAGAGGTACGGCCTGCACTCGTATGCGACGACCGTCCGCCCGGGAGACCGGTATGGCGGCTGA
- a CDS encoding AAA family ATPase, which translates to MAAERNGSGFRLHRPGADASGAVRAASAEPETQEILGADAVLDLSTDIAGHDVEETLARLDAELIGLAPVKRRVREIAALLLIDRARQRFGLTSSRPTMHMSFTGGPGTGKTTVALRMAQMLHALGYIRKPKVHTVTRDDLVGQFIGHTAPKTKEALAKAAGGVLFVDEAYYLFRPENERDYGQEVIEILLQEMENERASLVVIFAGYPDRMDRFFSANPGLSSRVAHHLEFADYTHAELLAIAEIMVAAEHFRFDDAARTAFGEYLERRMARPRFSNARSVRNALDRCRLRQAKRLVELRRPLTKTDLLTLTDRDVYGSSVFTGTELPDGPTVRAPR; encoded by the coding sequence ATGGCGGCTGAGCGCAACGGCTCCGGATTCCGTCTGCACCGCCCGGGGGCCGACGCCTCCGGGGCGGTGCGGGCGGCGTCCGCCGAACCCGAGACACAGGAGATCCTCGGTGCGGACGCGGTGCTGGATCTGTCGACCGACATCGCCGGGCACGACGTCGAGGAGACGCTGGCCCGGCTGGACGCGGAACTGATCGGGTTGGCTCCGGTGAAGCGGCGGGTGCGTGAGATCGCGGCGCTGCTGCTGATCGATCGCGCGCGGCAGCGGTTCGGGCTGACATCGTCGCGGCCCACCATGCACATGAGCTTCACCGGCGGGCCCGGTACGGGTAAGACCACGGTGGCGTTGCGTATGGCGCAGATGTTGCACGCCCTGGGCTACATCCGCAAACCCAAGGTGCACACCGTCACCCGCGACGACCTCGTGGGCCAGTTCATCGGGCACACCGCGCCGAAGACGAAGGAGGCGCTGGCCAAGGCGGCGGGCGGTGTGCTGTTCGTCGACGAGGCCTACTACCTGTTCCGGCCGGAGAACGAACGCGACTATGGGCAGGAGGTAATCGAGATCCTGTTGCAGGAGATGGAGAACGAGCGCGCCAGCCTGGTGGTGATCTTCGCGGGATACCCGGATCGGATGGACCGCTTCTTCTCCGCCAACCCGGGCCTGTCCTCCCGGGTGGCCCACCACCTGGAGTTCGCCGACTACACCCACGCGGAACTGCTGGCCATCGCCGAAATCATGGTGGCCGCGGAGCACTTCCGGTTCGATGACGCGGCGCGGACGGCGTTCGGGGAGTACCTGGAACGCCGGATGGCTCGTCCGCGCTTCTCGAACGCGCGCAGCGTACGCAACGCCCTGGACCGCTGCCGGCTGCGGCAGGCCAAGCGTCTGGTCGAACTGCGCAGACCGCTGACCAAGACCGACCTGCTCACGCTGACCGACCGGGACGTATACGGCAGCAGCGTGTTCACCGGCACCGAGCTACCCGACGGGCCCACCGTGCGAGCCCCCCGGTGA
- a CDS encoding class 1 fructose-bisphosphatase, giving the protein MPEGLKTLTRYTIEQEHRHPGSSGEFSALVNVIATATKIIANQVTRGAIAGSLGAVIDPALLPPGDPDPSPPTVHRELDAITNDIMVAETQWTGHLSALLSEQISEIHPVPDAHRRGKYLLAFDPLDGSSNIDVNLPVGTIFSVLRAPARSKDGQKPPAAVDFLQAGVEQVCAGFTLYGPATMLVLTTGNGVDGFTLDREIGAFVLTHPRMRIPEDTSGFAINAANERFWERPVRRYVHECLDGVDGPRERDFNMRWVASLVADTFHILTRGGVYLYPRDTRPPARPGRVALLYGANPIAFIVEQAGGAATTGSERVLEVAPDDVHQRVPLIFGSRNEVERIVRYHREPDEGPSFDSSLFGTRSLFRPARR; this is encoded by the coding sequence GTGCCAGAAGGACTGAAAACCCTCACCCGCTACACCATCGAGCAGGAACACCGGCATCCCGGATCATCCGGTGAGTTCTCCGCTTTGGTGAACGTGATCGCGACCGCGACGAAGATCATCGCCAATCAGGTCACCCGGGGTGCGATCGCCGGTTCGCTCGGCGCGGTGATCGATCCCGCCCTGCTCCCACCCGGCGATCCGGACCCTTCACCACCGACCGTGCACCGCGAGCTGGACGCGATCACCAACGACATCATGGTCGCCGAAACCCAGTGGACCGGACATCTTTCGGCGCTGCTGTCCGAACAGATCAGCGAGATCCATCCGGTGCCCGACGCCCATCGGCGGGGGAAGTACCTGCTGGCGTTCGATCCCCTGGACGGTTCGTCGAACATCGACGTGAACCTGCCGGTGGGCACGATCTTCAGCGTGCTGCGTGCGCCGGCGCGTAGCAAGGATGGCCAGAAGCCCCCGGCGGCCGTCGATTTCCTCCAGGCGGGCGTCGAACAGGTGTGCGCGGGCTTCACCCTGTACGGGCCTGCGACGATGCTGGTGCTGACGACCGGCAACGGGGTGGACGGGTTCACCCTGGACCGCGAGATCGGCGCGTTCGTGCTGACCCACCCGCGGATGCGCATCCCCGAGGACACCTCCGGTTTCGCGATCAACGCGGCCAACGAACGGTTCTGGGAGCGGCCGGTGCGCCGCTACGTGCACGAGTGCCTCGACGGTGTCGACGGCCCGCGCGAGCGGGATTTCAACATGCGCTGGGTTGCCTCGCTGGTCGCCGACACCTTCCATATCCTCACCCGCGGCGGGGTCTACCTGTATCCGCGCGACACACGCCCGCCTGCGCGTCCGGGCCGGGTGGCATTGCTCTACGGCGCCAACCCGATCGCGTTCATCGTCGAACAGGCCGGCGGCGCGGCGACTACCGGCAGCGAGCGGGTGCTGGAGGTGGCGCCGGACGACGTCCACCAGCGGGTGCCACTGATCTTCGGTTCCCGCAATGAAGTGGAGCGCATCGTGCGGTATCACCGCGAACCCGACGAGGGCCCCAGCTTCGACAGCTCGCTGTTCGGAACGCGGTC